GATTGCGTGACCATTGACCGCGGCGATCACGGGTGTGCTCAGCTCAAATGCCGCCGGGGTGATCGGCGAGGCGGTGAACGCCTGCTCGTCCTCGGGGGCATCGAATGGGCTTGTCGGCGATGACAGGTCGGCTCCGGCGCAGAAGGCGTCGCCGGCACCGGTCAGAACGATCGCGCGAACCGCGTCGTCAGCGTCGCAGTCACGGTAGGCCTGGCTCAGCAGCTGCCCCATCACCGCGGTGTAGGCGTTGCGGGCCTGCGGCCGATTCAGCGTGAGCAGCGCGACGCCCTCGGTGACGCTGACCCTCAGGTCGGTCGTCAGCGCAGGTAAACCTCGCTGCCGCTGGGATAGCCGCCGCCGGTGGTGGTGACGTGGACGTGGTCGTAGTGGCCGTAGCCGCCGCGCTGGGCCCCGCCGCCGGGTGTGTAGTAGACACCGCGCCAGATGGCGTCCTGCAGGCCGAACCGGCCGGCGTTCTCCATCACATAGGCCACGATCGAATCTCCGAGCGCGATTCCCTCGGCGCTGCCCGGGTTGGGGACCATCACATCGAGCGCCAGCCCGTTGGGGTGCCAGCGCAGCGCGTCGGCCCGTACGCCACCGATCTGCATGATCTGGGGAAAGGCGTCGCTGATGCTGCGAGCGGCTTGGATCGTGCGCACCTGCAGGCCCCGCTCCGGGGCGACTCCCGCGGGCAGGAACCGCGGCACGGTGCGCGTTCGTGAGGCCACGGCGAACCGCGCGGGTGGACCCGCTTCGGGCGTTGCTGCCGGTGCGGCGACCAGCTGCAAACCGCCTGGTGAATTGTCTTCAGCAACCACCGCAATGGATTCTTTCGGCACCGCAGGATTGGCGCTACCGCCCACAGCAAAGAACAATGCAGCTGGTGCGAGGACGGCAGCCATCAAAACCGATGATCGTTTGCGCTGGCTGGCTAACTCGTGTCGGCCCACGGGGAGACACAATACGAGAAATTTGGCTAATAGTCACAAATTTATAAACCTCATAAATTCCTTATTGTCTTGCTCGCCACATGTGAATGGCGACGGGCGCCACATCGTGTGCGATTCGCGCAGGTGAGCGCGGCCTCGCGCCGGCCTCCCCCGCTTGCAAAGGAAGATCACCTAAGCAGATGGGTCTACACTGCATCTCATGAAATCGACGACCCTCGCCGCAGCGGTCTTGGGCTTGGCCGTGACCCTCGCAGCACCCGCTCACGCCGACCCCGACACCGATTTCGCCCGAGAACTGCACACCTATGGCATCTACGGCCCCCGGGACTACAACGCCTGGCTGGGCAAGATCGTCTGCGAGCGGTTGGACAAGGGCGTCGACGGCGACGCGGCCAAGTCGGTCCGCTTCATCACCCCCAACCTGCAAAAGGGAACCAACCAGGCGCAGGCCTGGCAGTTCCTTGGCGCCTCGGTCCACACCTACTGCCCGGACAAGCGGCCGGTGCTGGAGCGCGCAGCACAGCAAGGCTGATTGAGGCCCTTCTCCCCCTGGTCCCGCCGCTGAAGCGGACCTAGGGTCGGTGGTAACCGATCCGACCGGTGGGAGGGCCCGCAATGGCCGCAGACAGCAATCTCGACAGCTTCGGAACCCGGGGCCAACTGAGCGTCGACGACACCACGTATCAGATTCGACGGCTCGATCGCGTCGATGGCTCGGCGCGACTTCCCTACAGTCTCAAGGTTCTGCTGGAAAACCTGCTGCGCAACGAAGACGGCCGGCTGGTTACCGCCGAGCAGGTCGACGCGATGGCGGCCTGGGACCCGAGCGCCGCGCACGGCCGGGAAATCGCCTATACGCCGGCGCGGGTGTTGATGCAGGACTTCACCGGGGTGCCGTGTGTGGTCGACCTGGTCGCGATGCGCGACGCGATCTCCGAGCTGGGTGGCAAGACCACCCGCATCAACCCGCTGTGCCCCACCGAGCTGGTGATCGACCACTCGGTGATCGCCGACGTCTTCGGCCGCACCGACGCGTTCGCGGTCAACGCCGAGCTGGAATTCGAGCGCAATGCCGAGCGCTATCAGCTGCTGCGCTGGGGCCAGCAGGCATTCGATGACTTCTCCGTGGTGCCGCCCGACACCGGCATCTGCCACCAGGTGAACCTGGAGTACCTGGCGCGGGTGGTGTTCACCCGCGACAGCGCCGACGGACCGCTGGCTTACCCCGACACCCTCGTCGGCACCGACTCGCACACCCCGATGGTCAACGGACTCGGCGTCCTGGGCTGGGGAGTCGGCGGGATCGAAGCCGAAGCGGCCATGCTTGGTCAACCCATGAGCATGCTGATCCCACCGGTGGTCGGCCTGAAACTGACCGGCGAGCTGCAGCCCGGCACCACCGCCACCGACCTGGTCCTGACCGTCGCCGAGCTGCTGCGCGCCACCGGGGTGGTCGGCAAGTTCGTCGAGTTCTTCGGTCCCGGGGTGGCCAACGTCCCGCTGGCGAACCGGGCCACGATCGGCAACATGAGCCCGGAATACGGGGCCACCTGCGCCATCTTCCCGATCGACCACGTCACCTGCGACTATCTGCGCCTGACCGGCCGCTCTGAGCATCAGATCAAGCTGGTGGAGGCCTACGCCAAAGAGCAGGGCATGTGGCACGACCCGGATCGAGAACCGGTCTACTCGCAGACGCTGGAATTGGATCTGAGCAGTGTGGAGCCGTCGATCGCCGGCCCCAAACGGCCGCAGGACCGCATCCCGCTGCGGTTGGCCCCGCACACCGTCGCTGCGCTGCTCGACGGCGCCGAAACCACCGCTCAGGCCCTGTCGGACCTGGATAAGGCGTCGGCGGCATCGTTCCCGGCCAGCGACCCGATCGCTTTCGGCGAATCCCAATCCGAAGGCAGGCCGCGGGAGCAGTGGGACGGTGGCGACAAGCTGCCCTGGCGGACCGATGCCAAGCCAATCGAACTCGCCGACGGGACCCACACCGAGATCGACAACGGTGACGTGGTGATCGCCGCGATCACCTCGTGCACCAACACCTCGAACCCCTCGGTGATGGTCGGCGCGGCACTGCTGGCCCGCAACGCCGTCGACAAGGGTTTGTCGCGCAAGCCGTGGGTGAAGACCACCCTGGCGCCCGGGTCGCGGGTGGTCACCGACTACTACGAGCGGGCGGGCCTGACGCCCTACCTGGACAAGTTGGGCTTCAACCTGGTCGGCTACGGCTGCACCACCTGCATCGGCAACTCGGGACCGCTGATCCCAGAGGTGAGTAAGGCCGTCGTCGACAACGATCTGACCGTGTGTTCGGTGCTGTCGGGCAACCGCAACTTCGAGGGCCGCATCCACCCCGAAGTCCGGATGAACTTCCTGGCGTCCCCGCCGCTGGTGGTCGCCTACGCACTGGCCGGCACTCTGCGCGTCAACCTGCTCACCGATCCGCTGGGCACCGGCAGCGACGGCGAACCGGTGTATCTGCGCGACATCTGGCCCACCACCGACGAGATCGCCGCCGTGGTCGACGACAACCTGCAGGCCGAGATGTTCACCACCAGCTACGCCGACGTCTTCACCGGCGACGACCGCTGGCGTTCCCTGGACGTCCCCGACACCGACACCTTCTCCTGGGCACCGGATTCCACCTACGTGCGCCAGCCGCCGTACTTCGACGGCATGACCCGTGACCCGGCGCCACTCACCGACATCACCGGCGCCCGGGTGCTGGCCAAGCTCGGCGACTCGGTCACCACCGACCACATCAGTCCGGCCGGATCCATCCGCTACGACTCACCCGCCGGAAAGTACCTGTCCGAGCACGGAATTGAGCGCAAGGACTTCAACTCCTACGGCTCGCGGCGCGGCAACCACGAAGTGATGATCCGCGGCACCTTCGCCAACGTGCGACTGCGCAACCAATTGGCACCCGACACCGAGGGCGGCTTCACCCGCGACTTCACCCAGCCGGACGGTCCGGTCAGCACCATCTACGACGCGTCGGTGAACTACCTCGCCGCCGGCACTCCCCTGGTGATCTTGGCCGGTAAGGAATACGGATCCGGCTCCTCACGCGACTGGGCCGCCAAGGGCACCGTGCTACTCGGTGTGCGGGCGGTGCTGGCGGTGTCCTACGAGCGCATCCACCGGTCCAACCTGATCGGCATGGGCGTGCTTCCGCTGCAGTTCCCCGACGGCGCCGACGCAGACTCGCTGGGCCTGACCGGTGAAGAGACCTTCGACATCACCGGGGTGACCGCACTGAGCGACAGCATTCCCGACACCGTGCACGTCCAGGCCGGCGACATCGCATTCGATGCGACGGTGCGCATCGACACCCCCGGCGAGGCCGACTACTACCGGCACGGCGGCATCATGCAATACGTACTGCGCCAATTGCTCGACTGATGGGCACCCAAACGGGGGCGACGGTGCCGGCGACCGGGACCCGCGAGGCGATCCGCACGCTCAACCCGGGCTACTTCGCGCTGGTGATGGCCAGCGGCATGGTCTCGACCGCGATGTATCACCAGAAATCCCAATGGGTTTCGGTGCTGCTGCTGTGGGTGACGGTGCTCTCCTACCTGGTGTTGATCGTGGTATCGACAGTGCGTGTCGTGGCCTACCGCCGCGAATTCCTGGCCGATCTCTATGATTCCGGGCGCGCCTTCGGTCTGTTCACATTCGTCTCGGCCACCAATGTGCTGGGAGCGCGGCTGGTCATCGACGGGCACAGCACTGTCGCGGTCGGGCTGCTGGTGGTCAGCACGCTGACCTGGCTGGTGCTGGGTTATCTGATTCCGTGGACCGCGGTGCTGGGGACCTCGGAGCGGCCGGTGGTGCGCCGGGCCAACGGCACCTGGTTCATCTGGGTGGTGGCCAGCCAGTCCATTGCGGTGCTGGCCGCGGTGCTCGAGGTGGAGGTGTCCGAACCGTGGCGTCAAAGCCTGGCGCTGCTTGCCGTGGCGTCCTGGTCGGTAGGAGTGTTCCTCTACGGCGCCGCCGGAATCTTTGTCGCGCTGCGGCTGCTGCTCTACCCGCTGCTGCCCGAAGACCTCGTCCCGCAGTACTGGGTGGCGATGGGCGCCACCGCGATCACCGTGCTGGCCGGTGCCCACATCGTCGAGATGGCCGAAGCGCCGATGGTGCACGCCACCCGCGGTCTGATCGCCGGAACGTCGGTGATGTTCTGGGCGTTCGGCACCTGGCTGATTCCGCCGATGATCGCCGCCGGCGTGTGGCGCCACGTCGTCCATCGCGTACCCCTGCGCTACGAAGCGCCCTGGTGGAGCGTGATCTTCCCGCTGGGCATGTACGGGGTGGGCAGCCACTACCTGGGGCAGGCCGACCACCTGCCGATCGTCTACTACATCGGTTCGGTCGAGAGCTGGATCGCGCTGGCCGCCTGGACCGTTGTGTTCGTCTTGATGCTGCACCACCTGGCGGTCACGCTCGGGCCCGGGCGCAGCGCCAAGCTGACGGGCGGCGGCTCACCCGATCCGGGCGCCGTCGGCGCCGAAGAAGTGCAGATCGGTCACGTCGAAGCCCAGCGACAGCCGGGCGCCGCGGCGCACCTCGGTGTTACCGGGAACCCGGGCGACCACTGATTGCGAAGTCTGCGGGTCAACCGTCGTGCCGTATAGGTTAGTGTCGGCGCCCAGTTCCTCGACGAAGTCCACCTCGACAGCGATCCCGCGATCGGCGATCTGTAGGTGCTCGGGTCGAATGCCGACGACCAGCTGCGTTGCTGCTGAAGATATTTCCCTCGGTACGCCGATGTGATAACCGCCCAGCGAGACCGCGCCGTCGACGACGGAGACCGCAAACAGGTTCATCGCCGGCGACCCGATGAATCCGGCGACGAAGACATTGGCCGGCGTGCGGTAGAGCTCGCGCGGCGGCGCGCATTGCTGCAGTACCCCGTCGCGCAATACCGCGACGCGATCCCCCATCGTCATGGCCTCTACCTGATCGTGGGTGACATAGACGGTGGTGATTCCCAGTCGCCGCTGCAGTTCGGCGATCTGGTTGCGGGTCTGTACCCGCAGCATGGCGTCCAGGTTCGACAGCGGCTCGTCCATCAAGAAAACCTGCGGACGGCGCACGATCGCGCGGCCCATCGCGACGCGTTGGCGTTCGCCGCCGGAGAGGTCCTTGGGCTTGCGCGCCAAGAGCTCGGCCAGTCCCAGCAGCTGGGCGGCTTCGGCCACCCGGGCGCGGATCTCGGCTTTGGGGGTCTTGGCGACTTTGAGGGCGAAACCCATGTTCTGCGCCACGGTCATGTGCGGATACAGGGCGTAGTTCTGGAACACCATGGCGATGTCGCGATGGCCGGGGTCGGTTGCGGTGACATTGCGATCGCCGATGTAGATCTGACCGGCGTCAACGGGTTCCAGGCCGGCCAGCATCCGCAGCGTGGTCGTCTTGCCGCAACCCGACGGCCCGACCAGCACCATGAACTCGCCGTCGGCGACCGCGAGGTCCAGCGTGTCCAGGGCGGGGCGGTCGGCGCCCGGATAGTGCCGGGTCACCGAGTCGAAGGTCACTGAAGCCACTCTGTTTCTCCTGACTACCGTCCACCGAAGCCTGTGGCCGCGATCCCACTGACGAAGGCCCGCTGGGCGATCGCGTAGATGACCACCAGCGGGGCCAGCATCAGCATGGAGGCGGCCATCAGGACCGGCCACTCGGCGACGTACTCCCCCTGCATCCACACCAATCCGAGGGTCAGGGTGGCGATGCCCTTGCGCTGAATCATCAGCAGCGGCCACAGAAAGTCATTCCAGACGTTGATCCAGGTCAGCACCGCCAGCACCATCACCGCGGGTTTGGCATGCGGCAACAGAATCCGCCAATAGATCGCCCACGGTGAGCACCCATCCAAGATCGCGGCTTCCTCCAGATCCATGGGCAGGGTGGCGAAAAACTGCCGCATCAGATAGGTGCCGAACGCGCTGCCGAACAGGCCGGGGATGATCATCGCCCACATGGTGTCGGTCCACCCGAACACCCGCATCAAGATGAACTGCGGAATCACCGTGACCGTCAACGGCACCATCAGCGTGGCCAGATACAGCACGAACAGCGTGTCACGGCCGGTGAACGGCAGCCGGGCGAAGGCATACCCAGCCAGTGAACAGAAGAACACCTGCCCGGCCGTCACGCAGCCCGCGTAAAGAATGGTGTTGAACAGCATCCGCCAGAACGGCATTCGGGCGAACACTTCGACGTAGTTCGACCATTGCGGATGGGCCGGCAACAACATCGGCTGGCTGATCTCGGCCTGGCGCTTCAGTGAGCCCGACAGCGCCCACAGAATCGGGAACAACGCGCAGGCGGTGACGGCGCCCAGTCCCGCGTAGACGCCCAGCAGCCCGGCAATGCGATGCCGCGCCGGTGTCCCGGTCACTGGTTCACCGCGTTCCTGCGTGACAACCGCAATTGGACGACGGTCAGGACCAGCAGCACGGCAAACATCACCCAGGCCAGCGCGGACGCATACCCGAAGTCCAAGAAGGCAAAGGCCTGCTGGAACAACATGATGGCCAACACGTAAGTACCGGTCTCCGGCCCGCCGCTGCTGCCGGTGAGCACGTACACCAGATCGAATGCCTGGAACGCGTTGATCACCGAGATCACCACCACAAACCACACGGCGCCGCGGATCATCGGCACCGTGATGGACACGAAGCGCCGCACCTCGCCGGCGCCGTCGATGCGGGCCGCCTCGTGCAGGGAGTCGGGAACGCCCTGCATGGCTGCCAGCAGAATCACCGTCGCAAACGGCACGCTCTTCCAGACGCTGACCAGACACAACGAGGCCATCGCCCAGTGCGGTTCGGTGAGCCACGGCACCGGTGCGATGCCGAACCAGCCGAGCATGATGTTGAGCAATCCGCTGTCGGTGTTGAACACGAACTGCCACACCACCGCGATCACCACCGAGGACACCGCCAACGGCAGAAACGCGATCGCACGAAACAGGCCGATACCCTTGATCTTCCGGTTCAGCAGCCCCGCCACGACCAGACTGATCAGCACCGTCGGGACCACAGTCCCGACGGTGAACACCGTCGTATTGCGGACCGCGATGCCGAACAATGGGTCAGCGGTGAACAGGTCGCGATAGTTCGTGGCGCCGACGAAGGTCGGCGAGGTGAACAGATCCCACCGCTGGAAGCTCATGTAGAGCGAGAAGGCCAGCGGGAACGCCATGAACACCGCGACCGCCGCCAGGTTCGGGGCGATGAACCAGCGTCCTGCACGTGCGCGTCTGCGGGTGGGATTCATGCGGTGGCTAACACTTCGTCGATCTGCGGTGCTAGGCCGGTCTTCAGCGTTGCCGCGGGCCGCTTGCCGCGCAGTACCGGCCCGATCGCGCGGTCCATCAGGGCGTGGACCTTCTGCCAGTCCGGGGAGATCGGCAGGCCTTCGGAATGCGCCGGGCCGCCGGTCAGCACCGCAAGGTTGCGGATCCCGGTGTGCGCGGCGGTGAATCCGGGTGTGTCGATCGCCGAGCGCAGCACCGGTACGAACAGGCCGGACTCCCCGATCAGCGACTGTCCTACCGGGCCCGCCGCGAATTTGAGGAATTCCCAAGCCTGTTCCCGGTGGCGACTGTCGGCGGCAATGGCCAGACCGGTGCTGCCGATGGCGGATCGAGCCGCCATACCCTTGGCCGCGGCAGCCGGACCGGTCGGCAGCACCGCCACGTCGAAATCCAGATCCTCGGCTTGAACGAAGGTCTGGTAGCGCCAGTGCCCGCCGAGCGCCATCGCCGCATTGCCCGCGGTGAACAGGCCCATGGTGGAGATCGACTGGGTGTCCGCGGCGGCGGGCGCCACCCGATGCACGTTGGACAGATCCGCGTAGAACTGGATCCCGGCGAGAAAATCGTCGTCGTCGAAGTTCAGGTGGGTCGGGTTGACCCGCGGCACCGCCCACGGCACCCCGTTGTTCATGCCGAACAGCGCTGCGGAGTACGGCGGCGACCAGGTGTCGACAAAGCCCCACTGGGTGACTCGGCCATTGCCGGACCGCCGGGTGAGTGCGGCGGCGGTGGCCAAGAACTCGTCGAACGTCCAGGGCGTGTCCCAGCGGCCCGGCGGTGGCGGCACACCGGCCTCGGCGAAGATCTTGGCGTTATAGAACAGGAACGCACCCGACCACTGCTCCGGGAACGCGTACTGGCCGCCGTTGAAGCCGAACGTCTCGTAGAGCGCGGGAATGCTGTCGGCGCGCAACGCCGCCGCGAACCGCCGATCCCGATCCAGCAGAGTGTTCAAGTCCAACAGCACGCCGCGGTCGGCAAGTCCGGCGTAGTTGAACTCCCACGCCATCAGCACATCCGGGCATTTCCCGCCGGCGCAGAACGTCGACATCTGCTGGGTCGGGTCGCCGCCGGCCAGAATCGTGCGCACCCGAATGTCGGGGTGTTCGCGTCCGAACGCGTTAATGATCCGCATCCGGGCTTCGGCTTCTTCGGGGTTGGCCGCAAAGAAGAAGGTCAGTGCGTCGTCGTCGCTGCCGCAGGCCGACATCGCGGGCAACAGTGCTGCGGCCCCGATCGCTCCGGCGCCGCGCAGCACGCTGCGGCGCGTAAGTGATCGTGCACCGGAGGCCAGCACCCGCGAAACCGTCAGACTTCGATCGGCGGGTAGAGACGTTCGAGGGTGAACTGACGATCTCGGCGCGCAGCCCAGGAGCTGGCAATAAGTGATACCACCAGGATCCCGGCCAACACGGCCACCGATGTCCACAACCGCTCGTCGATACCGCCGACGGTCAACTGGCGTAACCCGTTGACGGCATACGTCATCGGGTCGTAGGGATGCAATATCTGAAACGGTTTCGCCGTCGTCTCGACCGGATACACCCCGCCGGACGACACCAGCTGGAACATCAGGAAGGCCAGGGTGAACACCCGGCCGACGGCCACACCGAGCACGGCGTTGAACGCTTGGATCATCGCCAGGAACGACGCGGCGATCAACGCCAAGAAGGCGACCATGCCCGCGGCGTGGCGGGCCTGCAGCCCCACCCCGAAGTGCACCACCGTGTACATGAGCAAGACCTGGCACACCCCCAGCAGCAGGGCCGGCCAGTACGAGGCGAGCACCACCCGCAGAGCGCCGACGCCGTTGACGATGGCGCGAGTCTGCAGCGGGGTCAATAACATCCACACGATCAGCGAGCCGATGAACAGTGCCAGCGGCAAGAAGAACGGGGCGAACCCGGTGCCGAAGGTGGCTGCGTGATGGGTGAAGTCCATGTCCACCCCGACCGGGCTGGCCAGGATGGCCGAGACGTCGACGCGTTGCTGGTCGGTGATGGTCGATGCGCGCTGGTCGGCCTCGCCCAGCCCCGACGCCAGTTGGGCGGCGCCGTCCTTGAGCTGATTGCTGCCGTCGGTCAGTTGGACCAGCCCGTCGCTGAGCTGGTTCGCCCCGGCTACCAGCGCGGTGGCCCCGTCGCGTAGCGCGACCACATCCGACCGGAGACCGCCGTCGAGGGCGTGGGTCATGAAGGTACGCAGCCCGCTGTTGGGATTGGCCAGATCGTTCTCCAGCTGTTGGGTGTTGGCGCGCAGCTGGTTCAGGCCCTCGTCGGTGGCCGGGTCCAGTCCCTCGACATCGAGCAGCCGCTGGGCGCCGGCGAGGGTGTCACCGAGCCCGCGTACCGCCGGGTCGGGGTTGCCGCGCAAGGCGTCTACCACCTGGTTGACGATCCCGGCAGCCTGTTGGTAGTTGACGTTGAGCGACGCGATCCGGTCACTGACCGTCTTGAGGTTGCCGCTGAGGCTGGCGGCGGCCGCACCGGCGGCATTCGGGTCGAAGCCCATGTTGGCGAGGTCGTCGGTCACCTTGAGCAGCGGATCGGTCGCCCGTTGGACACCGTGATTCAGCTGGCGGATTCCGTCGGCGAGCGCCGCCGAACCGTCACGGGCCGTGCCCATGTTGTCGGCCAACGTTTTTGAGCCGTCCGAGAGTTGGCCGGCTCCGTCCGCCGCATTCTTGACCTCGTCGGTCACCTGGGTCAGTGCGGTGCCGATCACCTGCTGGCCGACCTTGGAGCTCACTTCGTTGAGCACCTCGCGGGCGGCGTTCTGCCCCATGACCGAGGCCAGGTAGTTGTTGGCGTCGTTGAACCGGAACTGGATCTGTGCTTTTTGCGGATGCGGGCCCGCCGGGGACACCACCGCCGTGCTGAAATCCGACGGCAGGGTGATCGAGAAGTAGTAGGTTCCGTCGGAAACACCTTTGACGGCTTCGCTTTCCGACACCTGATGCAGATCGAGCTGCTTGGAGTCGATCAGCGCCCGGGTGACCTCGTCACCAGCATGCAACTGTTCACCCGAGACCACGGCGCCGGTGTCCTCGTTGACCAGGGCGACCGGGATTTTGTCGATGGCGGCGAACGGATTCCAGAACGCCCACAGATACATCGCCCCGTAGAGCAGCGGCAGCACGATGATGGTGATCAGGGCCAGCCGCGGCATGGTGCCGCGCGAATAGCGTTTGAGGTCGGTGCCCAGTGACATTCCGGCGAGCATGGTCAGCGGTTCCCCTTCTCGTGTCGGCCGGGAACGAGCTCGGCGCGCTCCAGACGGTCGACGGTGATCTGCCCGGCGAGCCCGAACCCGTCGGGAATCGGGTTGGCCGACGAGGTGATCACGGTCTGCTTCTCCCCCAGCGCGACCAGCCGGGTAAGCAGGATCGCGCGATCGCGGCTGTTTTTGATCTCATCGATGCTGCCGACCACCAGCAGCGGTGGACGTGCGGTGTTGGCCAGCGCGATGCGCAGCAACAACCCGGTCATTTCATCGAGGTGCTCGACGTAGTCGTGCAGTTGGGGTACCGGCAGGTCGCCGAAGACCGGGCGGCAGATCGCGTCGCGCTCGGCGTCGCCGGCACGGCGGACCAACTGGTACCAGGGTGCATCCCAGCGGATCTGTTCGGTGATCAGGTCTGCGACCGTCACCGACTCGAAGATCGCGTCGAGCTGTTCGATCCCGGCCAGGGCAGCGACGTCGAAGATGTCGCGGGCTTTGTTGCGCCCGAGCACGGTGAGCGTGCCCGACGATGGCTTCATCCGGCCGGCCAGGTTCATCATCAGGGCGGTGCGACCCGACCCCGGAGGACCGACCAGCACGGTGGTACCGCCTGCCGGAATGTCCAAATCCAGCGGTCCGAAGACGCGTCCCCACGGCCCGGTCATCGTGATGCCACGGGCCGTCACCGCGGGCGGTGACGGCGCTGGCGCC
The window above is part of the Mycolicibacter sp. MU0102 genome. Proteins encoded here:
- a CDS encoding ATP-binding cassette domain-containing protein, whose translation is MPDETTAAGETAAAGESTAPAPSPPAVTARGITMTGPWGRVFGPLDLDIPAGGTTVLVGPPGSGRTALMMNLAGRMKPSSGTLTVLGRNKARDIFDVAALAGIEQLDAIFESVTVADLITEQIRWDAPWYQLVRRAGDAERDAICRPVFGDLPVPQLHDYVEHLDEMTGLLLRIALANTARPPLLVVGSIDEIKNSRDRAILLTRLVALGEKQTVITSSANPIPDGFGLAGQITVDRLERAELVPGRHEKGNR
- a CDS encoding YhgE/Pip domain-containing protein; this translates as MLAGMSLGTDLKRYSRGTMPRLALITIIVLPLLYGAMYLWAFWNPFAAIDKIPVALVNEDTGAVVSGEQLHAGDEVTRALIDSKQLDLHQVSESEAVKGVSDGTYYFSITLPSDFSTAVVSPAGPHPQKAQIQFRFNDANNYLASVMGQNAAREVLNEVSSKVGQQVIGTALTQVTDEVKNAADGAGQLSDGSKTLADNMGTARDGSAALADGIRQLNHGVQRATDPLLKVTDDLANMGFDPNAAGAAAASLSGNLKTVSDRIASLNVNYQQAAGIVNQVVDALRGNPDPAVRGLGDTLAGAQRLLDVEGLDPATDEGLNQLRANTQQLENDLANPNSGLRTFMTHALDGGLRSDVVALRDGATALVAGANQLSDGLVQLTDGSNQLKDGAAQLASGLGEADQRASTITDQQRVDVSAILASPVGVDMDFTHHAATFGTGFAPFFLPLALFIGSLIVWMLLTPLQTRAIVNGVGALRVVLASYWPALLLGVCQVLLMYTVVHFGVGLQARHAAGMVAFLALIAASFLAMIQAFNAVLGVAVGRVFTLAFLMFQLVSSGGVYPVETTAKPFQILHPYDPMTYAVNGLRQLTVGGIDERLWTSVAVLAGILVVSLIASSWAARRDRQFTLERLYPPIEV